One genomic window of Anaeromicrobium sediminis includes the following:
- the mreD gene encoding rod shape-determining protein MreD has translation MAFYVTSLIVIINITLQSTLLQHFRLFGILPNTSLLIVISFALIWGNKKGAFIGVCVGLLQDILGGVLPGMNGVIYLLIGYNVGIFQRILFKDSYLAPVLFTTVSTFLYYIIYYVIGVIIGLDISFVGLFKKVIFIETVYNSLLSILIYRFIYNLTNKPFMNSKVRR, from the coding sequence ATGGCTTTTTATGTTACTAGTTTAATAGTTATAATAAACATTACTTTGCAGTCAACCTTACTCCAACATTTTAGACTTTTTGGAATATTACCAAATACATCCCTTTTGATTGTAATTAGTTTTGCGCTTATATGGGGAAATAAAAAGGGTGCTTTTATAGGAGTTTGTGTGGGCCTATTGCAAGATATATTAGGAGGAGTATTACCTGGAATGAATGGAGTAATATATTTGTTAATTGGATATAATGTGGGTATTTTTCAGCGAATTTTATTTAAAGATTCGTACTTAGCTCCAGTTTTGTTTACAACAGTATCTACTTTTTTATATTATATAATTTACTATGTAATTGGAGTGATTATTGGACTTGATATAAGTTTTGTTGGATTATTTAAAAAAGTAATATTTATAGAAACTGTATATAATTCGTTATTATCCATATTAATTTATAGATTTATATATAATTTGACTAACAAACCTTTTATGAATTCTAAAGTAAGGAGATAA